The following are from one region of the Bradyrhizobium septentrionale genome:
- a CDS encoding IS1380 family transposase, whose protein sequence is MTDDTILPFSFPAVHAKKVTAAFDGGRLTSNGGVMLLAMAERRLGLADNLARVFPDRRDPTRVVHSLVDMFRARMFAICCGYEDADDLDHLRSDPAFKLACGRLPDTGRDLCSQPTLSRLENAPRLRDVIRLTYTLVDAWMDSYPREPASVTLDIDDTCDVVHGHQQLSLFNAHYDERCFLPIHVYDTEKSRPVAVVLRPGKTPGGVEVRAHLRRLIRHIRTRWHNTRITFRGDGHYARPEAMAWCETNGIDYIFGLSGTKPLARNVDEVADDIRTRRAIENLAVLRGYTETRHKAKSWDRERRTVARIEATMLGLDIRFVVTSLDVGSAEWIYDSLYCARGQAENLIKLHKTQLASDRTSCRSALANQVRLVLHTAAYWLMLTVRGAIPKVRELATAEFATLRLRLLKIAARVVETASRIRLAFAAACPEADLFRSLPGALLPLGP, encoded by the coding sequence ATGACCGATGATACGATTCTGCCCTTCTCGTTTCCAGCCGTTCACGCCAAGAAAGTCACAGCTGCCTTCGATGGCGGTCGGCTGACCTCGAACGGGGGCGTGATGCTTCTGGCGATGGCCGAGCGGCGTCTCGGCTTGGCCGACAATTTGGCCCGGGTGTTCCCGGATCGGCGCGATCCGACGCGGGTCGTGCACAGCCTTGTCGATATGTTCCGCGCGCGCATGTTCGCGATCTGCTGCGGCTACGAGGACGCCGACGACCTCGATCATCTGCGGTCCGATCCCGCATTCAAGCTGGCCTGCGGACGGCTGCCGGACACGGGTCGCGATCTGTGTTCCCAACCGACGCTGTCGCGGCTGGAGAATGCTCCGCGCCTGCGCGACGTGATCCGACTGACCTACACTTTGGTCGACGCATGGATGGATAGCTACCCGCGCGAGCCGGCATCCGTCACGCTCGACATCGATGATACCTGCGATGTCGTCCACGGCCATCAGCAGCTCTCGCTGTTCAACGCTCATTATGACGAACGCTGCTTCCTGCCGATCCACGTCTACGACACGGAGAAGAGCCGGCCCGTGGCGGTCGTGCTGCGGCCCGGCAAGACGCCGGGCGGGGTCGAGGTGCGTGCCCATCTGCGCCGCCTGATACGGCATATCCGGACGCGGTGGCACAACACGCGAATTACGTTCCGTGGCGACGGGCACTATGCCCGGCCGGAGGCAATGGCGTGGTGCGAGACCAACGGCATCGACTACATCTTCGGTCTGTCCGGCACCAAGCCGCTCGCCAGAAACGTCGACGAGGTCGCCGACGATATCCGCACCCGACGCGCCATCGAGAACCTAGCTGTTCTGCGCGGCTATACCGAGACGCGCCACAAGGCAAAGTCCTGGGATCGCGAACGGCGCACCGTCGCCCGTATTGAGGCGACGATGCTCGGCCTCGACATCCGCTTCGTCGTCACCAGCCTCGATGTCGGCTCGGCCGAGTGGATCTACGACAGCCTGTATTGCGCGCGCGGCCAAGCCGAGAATCTGATCAAGCTGCATAAGACGCAGCTCGCCTCCGATCGCACCAGTTGCCGTTCGGCGCTCGCCAACCAGGTCCGTCTCGTTCTCCACACCGCCGCTTATTGGTTGATGCTGACCGTGCGCGGCGCCATTCCCAAAGTCCGGGAATTGGCCACTGCCGAGTTCGCGACGCTGCGTCTTCGTCTCTTGAAAATCGCAGCCCGGGTCGTCGAAACCGCGAGCCGCATTCGCCTTGCGTTCGCCGCGGCATGCCCCGAAGCCGACCTCTTCCGCAGCTTGCCCGGCGCGCTGCTCCCGCTCGGCCCGTAA
- a CDS encoding glycoside hydrolase family 127 protein translates to MNRPTATTEVDLHDLRITDPLIGKCRQLVREVTLPYQWEALNDRIPEVPPSHAIDNFRIAANRASGEFYGPVFQDSDVAKWLEAVAWSLCETSNPELEKIADDLIELIAAAQCGDGYLNTYFTVKAPGERWSNLSECHELYCAGHLIEAGVAFFQATGKRRLLEVVCRLADHIAVVFGPERHQLHGYDGHPEIELALIRLYEATLEQRYLTLANYFVEQRGREPHFYDIEYEKRSRHRKANVEPWMVRDKAYSQAHLPVSEQRNATGHAVRFVYLMTGVAHLARLLQNEQQRQACLRLWQNMVQRQIYITGGIGSQSAGEAFSSDYDLPNDTAYAESCASIGLMMFARRMLEMEADSRYADVMERALYNTVLGSIALDGRHFFYVNPLEAHPKTLRSNRIYSHVSPVRQRWFGCACCPPNIARLFTSIGHYIYTPRSDALYVNLYVGNSVALPVGEHTLRLRMSGNYPWEDQVEIAVESEQPITHTLALRLPEWCSAPEVRLNGEPVNCESCKGYLHIHRTWRQGDRCKLQLPMKARRVYGHPQLRHLAGKVAIQRGPLIYCLEEADNGPELHNIWLDADSQFSLVEGKGLFAGKSLLQADGFRLQHRLSEEAPLYHYDNVPGQRQTQRLTFIPWFSWANRGEGEMRIWINEW, encoded by the coding sequence ATGAATCGGCCGACGGCTACTACGGAAGTAGATCTCCATGACTTACGGATTACTGATCCGCTCATTGGGAAATGCCGGCAATTGGTGAGGGAGGTGACGCTCCCTTATCAGTGGGAGGCGCTGAACGACCGTATTCCCGAAGTCCCGCCGAGCCATGCGATAGACAACTTTCGGATCGCCGCCAATCGAGCAAGTGGCGAGTTCTACGGCCCGGTTTTCCAGGACAGTGATGTGGCGAAATGGCTGGAAGCAGTCGCCTGGTCGCTATGCGAAACATCCAATCCAGAACTGGAGAAAATCGCCGATGACCTGATTGAACTGATTGCGGCCGCCCAGTGCGGCGACGGCTATCTGAACACTTATTTCACGGTAAAGGCGCCTGGGGAGCGCTGGAGCAACTTAAGCGAATGCCACGAGCTTTACTGCGCCGGCCACTTGATTGAAGCGGGCGTCGCTTTCTTTCAGGCGACTGGCAAAAGGCGCTTACTGGAGGTCGTTTGCAGGCTTGCTGATCACATCGCCGTGGTGTTTGGCCCGGAGCGCCATCAGTTACACGGCTATGATGGCCATCCGGAAATCGAACTCGCATTGATACGCCTCTACGAAGCGACGCTGGAGCAGCGATATCTCACACTGGCGAATTATTTCGTGGAGCAACGCGGCAGGGAGCCGCACTTCTATGACATAGAGTATGAGAAGCGATCCCGTCACCGCAAAGCAAACGTCGAGCCCTGGATGGTCAGAGATAAAGCCTATAGCCAGGCGCACCTGCCGGTCTCGGAGCAGCGGAATGCAACAGGTCATGCGGTTCGGTTTGTATACCTCATGACTGGGGTTGCCCATCTGGCGCGTCTGCTTCAGAACGAGCAGCAACGCCAAGCTTGCCTGCGGCTATGGCAAAACATGGTGCAGCGGCAGATCTATATCACCGGCGGCATTGGTTCGCAAAGCGCGGGCGAAGCGTTCAGCAGCGACTACGATCTGCCGAACGATACTGCGTACGCGGAAAGCTGCGCGTCGATTGGCCTGATGATGTTCGCCCGCCGGATGCTGGAGATGGAGGCGGACAGTCGCTATGCCGATGTGATGGAGCGTGCGCTCTATAACACCGTTCTGGGCAGTATCGCGTTAGATGGACGCCATTTTTTCTATGTCAATCCACTCGAAGCTCATCCCAAAACACTGCGGTCCAACCGCATCTACAGTCATGTCTCGCCGGTACGACAGCGCTGGTTCGGCTGCGCCTGCTGTCCGCCAAACATCGCGCGCCTTTTCACATCAATTGGTCATTACATCTACACGCCACGCTCCGACGCGCTCTATGTCAATCTCTACGTTGGCAACAGCGTGGCGTTACCGGTCGGAGAGCATACGCTGCGACTGCGCATGAGCGGGAACTATCCCTGGGAGGACCAGGTGGAGATCGCCGTGGAATCGGAGCAGCCAATCACGCACACGCTCGCGCTGCGCCTGCCGGAATGGTGCAGCGCGCCAGAGGTCAGACTGAACGGCGAACCAGTCAATTGCGAGTCGTGCAAAGGCTATTTGCACATTCACCGCACGTGGCGGCAGGGCGATCGCTGCAAATTGCAGCTGCCCATGAAAGCACGCCGCGTGTATGGCCATCCACAACTTCGCCACCTGGCCGGCAAAGTGGCTATTCAGCGTGGCCCCCTAATTTATTGTCTGGAAGAAGCCGACAACGGGCCGGAGCTACATAATATTTGGCTGGATGCAGACAGCCAATTTTCGCTTGTTGAAGGCAAGGGCCTCTTTGCCGGCAAGAGTTTGCTGCAGGCTGATGGCTTTCGTTTGCAACACAGGCTCTCTGAGGAAGCACCGCTTTATCACTACGACAACGTGCCTGGACAGCGGCAAACGCAGCGTTTGACATTCATTCCGTGGTTCAGCTGGGCCAACCGCGGCGAAGGTGAAATGCGGATCTGGATTAATGAGTGGTGA
- a CDS encoding avidin/streptavidin family protein, whose product MDSTMSQEIWKLTHYVASVCVLLLDAAENAQPTWTWTNQYGSTLTVNSYGQSTGARLAPTRNASNSSDGNVPQAMTGWLAQTNQGTAISFAVNFSCCGSTTV is encoded by the coding sequence ATGGATTCGACGATGTCTCAAGAAATCTGGAAACTGACGCACTACGTGGCATCCGTATGCGTTCTGCTATTGGATGCAGCAGAAAATGCCCAACCCACCTGGACCTGGACCAACCAATATGGCTCAACTCTGACCGTCAACAGCTACGGTCAGAGTACCGGAGCACGTCTGGCACCTACACGAAACGCAAGCAACAGCTCCGACGGCAATGTGCCCCAAGCGATGACTGGCTGGCTTGCTCAGACCAATCAAGGCACGGCGATTAGCTTTGCGGTCAACTTCAGCTGCTGTGGCTCAACGACCGTGTAG
- a CDS encoding UPF0149 family protein — MSGLSRRPKQLDEELLALGEETMLLEDPDGFIAGLLACPEQITPSDWLPVVWHEDSTDQPVFENLDHTVRRQRM, encoded by the coding sequence ATGTCCGGTCTGTCGCGCCGACCCAAGCAGCTTGACGAGGAATTGCTCGCCCTCGGCGAGGAAACGATGCTGCTCGAAGATCCTGACGGCTTTATCGCCGGTTTGCTGGCCTGCCCGGAGCAGATCACGCCCAGCGATTGGCTTCCAGTCGTGTGGCATGAGGACAGCACGGACCAGCCGGTCTTCGAGAATCTCGACCATACTGTTCGCCGTCAGCGCATGTGA
- a CDS encoding DUF1842 domain-containing protein encodes MPDTTTKDHVGLFHACYQIGESRPGDIIFMLDLVVDTPNRRIQGCGSITQAVNPPLDVAASLQGNYSQLPTLLPAPALLLVLLTGYPPIHWPHHAGLGPVILPNVDLRMTWSRTGNRESPPTAIAAATAIDRRSRPRRSSWCLQSSHERIKFGPARLLPDYRDWADRSDTQPVWYLSSWRCSPLWHQHPEPTGSRWATPTSSEIQQNPGPPLDDWRLPVPRADASILRRLDRGHDPVWPLDGT; translated from the coding sequence ATGCCAGATACGACAACCAAAGACCACGTCGGATTGTTTCACGCCTGCTATCAGATTGGCGAAAGCCGCCCAGGAGACATAATCTTCATGCTGGATCTGGTCGTTGACACGCCGAACAGGCGGATCCAGGGCTGCGGCAGCATCACCCAAGCTGTTAATCCGCCGCTCGATGTCGCCGCCTCCCTGCAAGGCAATTACAGCCAGCTGCCTACGCTCTTGCCGGCGCCGGCACTACTTCTAGTACTCCTTACTGGCTACCCGCCGATCCACTGGCCGCACCATGCCGGGCTGGGACCGGTGATTCTGCCCAACGTCGATCTGCGCATGACCTGGTCCCGAACTGGCAATCGGGAATCGCCTCCTACCGCTATCGCAGCGGCCACGGCGATTGACAGGAGGTCGAGGCCGCGCCGGTCAAGCTGGTGTCTCCAGTCGTCGCATGAACGCATCAAGTTCGGGCCGGCAAGGCTCCTGCCCGATTATCGAGACTGGGCTGATCGTTCAGACACCCAGCCGGTGTGGTATCTCTCTTCATGGCGTTGCTCTCCTTTGTGGCATCAGCACCCAGAGCCTACCGGCTCAAGGTGGGCAACGCCAACCTCTTCAGAAATTCAACAGAACCCGGGACCTCCCCTTGACGACTGGAGGCTCCCGGTTCCCAGAGCCGATGCGTCAATACTGCGACGACTTGACCGAGGTCATGATCCGGTCTGGCCACTGGATGGCACATGA
- the tnpB gene encoding IS66 family insertion sequence element accessory protein TnpB (TnpB, as the term is used for proteins encoded by IS66 family insertion elements, is considered an accessory protein, since TnpC, encoded by a neighboring gene, is a DDE family transposase.), whose amino-acid sequence MIAIPGNVRVWLATGHTDMRRGFPSLARLVQESLKRDPHAGDLYVFRGRRGDLIKIIWHDGQGACLFTKRLERGRFLWPSMADGVVTISVAQLSYLLSGIDWRMPQATWRPRASG is encoded by the coding sequence ATGATTGCGATACCGGGTAATGTGCGGGTGTGGCTTGCGACCGGCCACACCGATATGCGCCGCGGCTTCCCGAGCCTCGCGCGTCTGGTCCAGGAGAGTTTGAAGCGTGATCCGCATGCCGGTGATCTCTATGTTTTTAGAGGCCGCCGCGGCGACCTGATCAAGATCATCTGGCATGATGGCCAAGGCGCGTGTCTGTTCACGAAGCGGCTGGAGCGAGGCCGCTTTTTGTGGCCATCAATGGCGGATGGCGTTGTGACGATCAGCGTTGCGCAGCTATCCTATCTCCTCTCCGGAATTGATTGGCGGATGCCGCAGGCAACCTGGCGTCCACGGGCTTCCGGTTAA
- a CDS encoding PRC-barrel domain-containing protein yields MISKCIAIAFLATASMTGAASAQSTNQVDSTTTATTHKVGEWRASKLAGVNVYNEANEKIGEINEVILDRSGKVANVVLGVGGVLGLGEHYVAVAFDKLKWVDQPVTSTTTSTTSAPANAPAATSAPDSTTRTTTGAATTTTTTTTTSASKSWYPDHAVLNATKDELKAMPEFKY; encoded by the coding sequence ATGATTTCGAAATGCATTGCAATCGCATTCCTGGCTACTGCGTCGATGACCGGCGCGGCTTCGGCGCAATCCACGAACCAGGTCGATTCGACTACCACTGCCACCACGCACAAGGTGGGTGAATGGCGTGCGTCTAAGCTTGCCGGCGTGAATGTGTACAATGAAGCAAACGAGAAGATCGGCGAAATCAACGAGGTGATCTTGGATAGGTCAGGCAAGGTGGCCAATGTCGTTCTAGGTGTTGGCGGCGTTCTCGGCTTGGGCGAGCACTACGTGGCAGTCGCCTTCGATAAGTTGAAGTGGGTTGACCAACCGGTGACCTCGACAACTACGTCGACAACGTCCGCCCCAGCGAATGCTCCTGCAGCGACTTCCGCTCCAGACAGCACCACGCGAACCACCACCGGTGCCGCAACTACGACCACGACAACCACCACCACCAGCGCCAGTAAGAGTTGGTACCCCGATCACGCAGTGCTTAACGCCACTAAGGATGAATTGAAGGCCATGCCGGAGTTTAAGTACTAA
- a CDS encoding ParA family protein → MNTIVINNKKGVGKTTLAVHLAWFMAEAGRRVLMIDVDAQGNATDTLKQHTGSISAADLFKPATRVAGENNGITLAPADSSFTDIDRGNAAAVMTLQQSRRCRRAVRYLNDRYLAIAWASQRRLPGRRLACAGANLPGRLKA, encoded by the coding sequence ATGAACACGATCGTCATCAACAATAAAAAGGGTGTCGGCAAGACGACGCTTGCTGTGCATCTGGCTTGGTTCATGGCGGAAGCTGGCCGCCGGGTTCTGATGATCGATGTTGACGCGCAGGGCAACGCGACCGACACGCTCAAGCAGCATACAGGGTCGATCTCGGCGGCCGATCTCTTCAAGCCCGCGACCCGAGTCGCTGGTGAAAACAACGGTATCACGCTGGCACCGGCCGACAGCTCCTTTACGGATATCGATCGCGGCAACGCTGCCGCCGTCATGACCCTGCAGCAATCTCGCCGATGCCGCCGAGCGGTTCGATATCTGAATGATCGATACCTCGCCATCGCTTGGGCTTCGCAGCGTCGCTTGCCTGGTCGCCGCCTCGCATGTGCTGGCGCCAATTTACCTGGAAGACTAAAGGCCTGA
- the tnpC gene encoding IS66 family transposase encodes MIIAQREQLTLAKSEVTVGRLEIERLKLMLAKARREQFGQSSERGKLLVEQLELAIEDLEETQAEQETKAELAAPEAAKQQRVQNPRPPRRPLPDNLPIERIVEPAPCVCGKCGSERLHKLGEVVSKTLECEPRRWKIIEHVREKFSCRDCEAITEAPAPSHPIPRGFAGPSLLAMVLVNKFLLHQPLNRQSKTYAREGIEIDVSTLADRIGACVVALDPIIEAIRIHVMSAERIHGDDTTVPVLAKLKTVTGRIWTYVRDDRPFGGTDPPAALFYYSRNRAGEHPQSHLAGYVGLMQADAFDGYNQLYKAQRKPAPILEAACWSHGRRKFFDLAKSGEAPIASEAVRRIDILFEIERTINGKTPEQRLAVRRDKSRPIVADLEIWMRQQRTLLSSGNDTAKAINYLLNRWAAFTRFLDDGRVCLSNNAAERALRGVAVGRRNWTFAGSDAGGHRAAAVYTLIETCKMNDVDPQAWLADVLARLPDHPVNKVADLLPWNWKATQQSTAAAA; translated from the coding sequence ATGATCATTGCGCAGCGCGAGCAGCTGACGCTGGCGAAGAGCGAGGTGACCGTCGGCCGGCTGGAGATCGAGCGGCTGAAGCTGATGCTGGCCAAGGCACGGCGAGAACAGTTCGGGCAATCTTCTGAGCGCGGCAAGCTGCTGGTCGAGCAGCTCGAACTCGCCATCGAGGATCTTGAAGAGACCCAGGCTGAGCAGGAAACCAAGGCCGAGCTCGCAGCGCCGGAAGCCGCCAAACAGCAGCGCGTGCAAAATCCACGGCCGCCGCGACGTCCGTTGCCGGACAATCTACCGATCGAACGCATCGTCGAACCCGCTCCTTGCGTATGTGGCAAGTGCGGCAGCGAGCGACTGCACAAGCTCGGCGAGGTGGTATCGAAGACCCTGGAATGTGAGCCACGGCGCTGGAAGATTATCGAGCATGTCCGCGAAAAGTTCTCCTGCCGGGATTGTGAGGCAATCACCGAGGCGCCGGCGCCCTCCCATCCGATCCCGCGAGGCTTTGCCGGGCCGAGCCTGCTGGCGATGGTGCTGGTCAACAAGTTCCTGCTGCACCAGCCGTTGAACCGACAGAGCAAGACCTATGCCCGCGAAGGGATCGAGATCGACGTCTCGACCCTGGCGGATCGGATCGGCGCCTGCGTGGTGGCACTCGATCCCATCATTGAGGCGATCCGGATCCACGTCATGAGCGCGGAACGCATCCACGGCGACGATACGACGGTGCCGGTGCTGGCCAAGCTCAAGACGGTTACCGGCCGGATCTGGACCTATGTTCGCGATGACCGGCCGTTTGGCGGCACGGATCCGCCGGCGGCCCTGTTCTACTACTCACGCAACCGGGCTGGAGAACACCCGCAAAGCCATCTTGCCGGCTATGTCGGCCTCATGCAGGCCGATGCCTTCGATGGGTATAACCAGCTCTACAAGGCCCAAAGGAAGCCAGCTCCGATCCTTGAAGCGGCCTGTTGGAGCCACGGCCGCAGAAAGTTCTTCGACTTGGCGAAATCTGGAGAGGCGCCGATTGCCAGCGAGGCCGTGCGACGCATCGATATCCTTTTCGAGATCGAGCGCACCATCAACGGCAAAACGCCGGAACAGCGGCTTGCGGTACGTCGTGATAAGTCGAGGCCGATCGTCGCCGATCTCGAAATCTGGATGCGTCAGCAGCGAACCTTGCTCTCATCAGGCAACGATACTGCAAAGGCGATCAACTACCTGCTCAACCGTTGGGCGGCGTTCACCCGCTTCCTGGACGATGGTCGCGTCTGCCTCTCGAACAACGCTGCCGAACGAGCGTTACGCGGTGTGGCTGTCGGAAGACGAAATTGGACCTTCGCCGGTTCAGATGCCGGCGGCCATCGCGCCGCCGCCGTCTATACCCTGATCGAAACCTGCAAGATGAACGACGTTGATCCGCAAGCCTGGCTCGCGGATGTGTTGGCCAGGCTTCCAGATCACCCCGTCAACAAAGTCGCCGACCTGCTCCCGTGGAATTGGAAGGCGACCCAACAGTCCACAGCGGCTGCCGCCTGA
- the tnpA gene encoding IS66-like element accessory protein TnpA — MRVEVLGGLERRRRWSQDDKARIVEETLAPGAKVTAVARRNGVAASLVFTWRRQARTSEQVAPSFAPVQIAATEAEETPKLLPAGDSRGRSVVAARTGLIEIDLGNRRRIRVDSHVDPEALARVLEVLERR; from the coding sequence ATGCGGGTCGAGGTTTTGGGCGGGCTGGAGCGTCGGCGGCGTTGGTCGCAGGATGACAAGGCACGGATTGTCGAGGAGACGTTGGCGCCGGGCGCAAAGGTGACAGCGGTTGCACGTCGCAACGGAGTAGCGGCCAGCCTGGTGTTCACCTGGCGTCGTCAAGCGCGGACATCCGAGCAGGTCGCACCGTCTTTTGCGCCGGTGCAGATCGCCGCCACGGAGGCGGAGGAAACTCCGAAGCTCTTACCTGCGGGTGATAGCCGAGGGCGGTCTGTAGTGGCCGCGCGTACTGGATTGATCGAGATCGACCTCGGTAACCGGCGACGGATCCGAGTGGATTCGCACGTCGATCCAGAAGCGCTGGCGCGGGTCCTCGAGGTACTTGAGCGCCGATGA
- a CDS encoding IS256 family transposase: MTRDITPAGWSATGAVDEAFAEVRASFDRFCLAAGIEALGTMMEADVTAACGPRHGRDAARRAHRWGRTRGRIGFHGGKIEVERPRVRGVDGREVTIPSWETAAQEDWLGRWAMNLMLINVSTRRFGRAVRLPEGDVPAPPGSGISKSAASRRFVALSAARLADFMATDLSALDLLVVQIDGLHLGDDLVLVAAIGVDGEGNKHPLALVEGATENAATVQALLDNLVSRGLDPTVPRLFIADGAKALSKAIRRTFGSAAAIQRCQIHKARNIMERLPKEHHAATRRVLRQAWELDDADKAEKLIRNLARRLDQQWPGVAASILEGLDEILTVVRLKLPKELRRSLACTNIAENMMGTIRRVTRNIKRWRDAGMALRWVAAGMIEANKGFRRLKAHKQLSVLRAALQARQNRMKINPVAHVTRAA; the protein is encoded by the coding sequence ATGACGAGAGATATCACACCGGCTGGTTGGTCGGCGACCGGGGCTGTGGACGAAGCGTTTGCGGAAGTGCGAGCGAGCTTCGATCGGTTCTGCCTTGCGGCAGGGATCGAGGCGCTCGGCACGATGATGGAGGCGGATGTGACGGCGGCCTGCGGGCCGCGCCACGGTCGCGATGCGGCGCGGCGGGCGCACCGTTGGGGCCGAACGCGGGGACGGATTGGTTTCCACGGCGGCAAGATCGAGGTCGAGCGCCCGCGGGTCCGGGGCGTGGACGGCCGCGAGGTCACGATCCCGAGCTGGGAAACGGCGGCGCAAGAGGACTGGCTCGGTCGCTGGGCGATGAACCTGATGCTGATCAATGTGTCGACGCGCCGGTTCGGCCGTGCTGTCCGACTGCCCGAGGGTGACGTGCCGGCACCGCCCGGATCGGGGATTTCGAAATCGGCGGCCTCGCGGAGGTTCGTAGCGCTGTCGGCGGCGCGGCTGGCCGACTTCATGGCTACCGATCTGTCCGCGCTCGACCTTCTGGTGGTCCAAATCGACGGGCTGCATCTCGGCGACGATCTCGTGCTGGTCGCCGCGATCGGGGTTGACGGCGAAGGCAACAAGCATCCGCTGGCGCTGGTGGAAGGGGCGACCGAGAATGCCGCCACGGTTCAGGCCCTGCTGGACAACCTGGTCTCGCGCGGGCTCGACCCGACGGTGCCAAGACTGTTCATCGCCGACGGCGCGAAGGCGTTGTCGAAGGCGATCCGCCGCACCTTCGGTTCGGCCGCTGCGATCCAGCGCTGCCAGATCCACAAGGCGCGCAACATCATGGAACGCCTGCCGAAAGAGCATCATGCGGCCACCCGTCGGGTGCTGCGCCAGGCCTGGGAGCTCGATGACGCCGACAAGGCTGAAAAATTGATCCGCAATCTCGCGCGTCGACTCGACCAGCAATGGCCCGGTGTAGCGGCGAGCATCCTTGAAGGCCTCGACGAAATCCTGACTGTCGTCCGGTTGAAGTTGCCGAAGGAGCTTCGTCGATCGCTCGCCTGTACCAACATCGCCGAGAACATGATGGGCACCATTCGCCGCGTCACGCGCAACATCAAACGCTGGCGGGATGCCGGTATGGCCTTGCGATGGGTCGCGGCCGGCATGATCGAGGCCAACAAGGGCTTCCGACGATTGAAGGCGCATAAGCAATTGTCGGTTCTGCGTGCGGCCCTTCAAGCTCGCCAAAATCGCATGAAGATCAACCCCGTTGCCCACGTCACGAGGGCCGCGTAA
- a CDS encoding alpha/beta fold hydrolase, with protein MTHRILVHGVPDTPFIWSALIEQLGAHALAPSLPGFCAPPPAGFGSTKDEYAKWLVDLLQDQYATYGPLDIFGHDWGALLTLRAASLRPDLINSWAISGAAIDPDYGGHFVAHIWITPLLGEIAIAASPRKMIEIILRQSALPPDIARHEAAAWSANMRRSILALYRSANALRFEGDWVNRLEALPKRGLLIWGAKDPYVPVSVARRFATRHGANLLIERNAGHWAIVERAKEISGVLLAHWQK; from the coding sequence ATGACCCATCGAATTCTTGTGCACGGGGTGCCTGACACGCCATTCATTTGGAGTGCTTTGATCGAGCAGCTTGGTGCGCACGCGCTGGCACCCAGTCTGCCCGGCTTTTGCGCCCCGCCGCCCGCGGGATTCGGCAGCACCAAGGACGAATACGCGAAATGGTTGGTTGATCTGCTGCAGGATCAATACGCCACCTACGGCCCGCTTGATATCTTCGGACATGATTGGGGTGCATTGTTGACGTTAAGGGCTGCTTCACTGCGCCCGGACTTGATCAACTCATGGGCGATATCGGGAGCGGCGATCGACCCGGATTATGGTGGCCACTTTGTTGCTCATATCTGGATTACACCGCTCCTAGGCGAAATTGCGATAGCCGCTTCACCAAGAAAGATGATAGAAATCATTTTACGTCAGAGCGCGCTTCCACCTGATATTGCGAGGCACGAAGCGGCTGCATGGAGCGCAAACATGCGCAGATCCATCCTCGCACTTTATAGGTCAGCCAACGCGCTCCGATTTGAGGGAGACTGGGTTAACCGGCTCGAAGCCCTACCCAAGCGGGGGCTGTTGATTTGGGGAGCGAAGGACCCTTATGTGCCGGTGTCGGTGGCCCGACGCTTTGCGACGAGGCATGGCGCGAATCTTCTTATAGAACGCAATGCGGGTCACTGGGCCATCGTCGAGCGCGCCAAGGAAATCTCGGGCGTACTCCTAGCTCACTGGCAGAAATAG
- a CDS encoding IS5 family transposase yields MRYELADYEWTAIRPMLPNKPRGVPRVNDCRVLNGIFGACDLEHLGAICPRRLGRTPLDTTRFVRWRRAGVWGRIIDAFAAAHDAAVQMIDTAIVRVHQHGACITKNRRQLMGRSRGGLTSKIHALVDSNGLPVRLALSPGGAHDVRLAGKLLSRLKSGSMLLADRGYDAD; encoded by the coding sequence ATGCGCTATGAACTCGCCGACTATGAATGGACTGCCATAAGGCCGATGCTGCCGAACAAGCCGCGTGGCGTTCCTCGAGTGAACGACTGCCGCGTCCTCAATGGTATATTTGGGGCTTGCGATCTGGAGCACCTTGGCGCGATCTGCCCGAGGCGTTTGGGCCGTACACCACTTGATACAACCCGCTTCGTCCGCTGGCGGCGGGCTGGTGTCTGGGGCCGTATCATAGACGCATTTGCCGCTGCCCATGATGCCGCTGTCCAGATGATCGACACCGCGATTGTCCGCGTGCATCAGCACGGCGCCTGCATCACAAAGAATCGGCGCCAATTGATGGGAAGATCACGCGGCGGCTTGACGAGCAAAATTCATGCGTTGGTCGATAGCAATGGCCTGCCGGTACGGCTGGCATTGAGCCCCGGCGGGGCCCATGACGTTCGACTTGCCGGGAAATTGCTGTCTCGTCTGAAATCGGGGTCGATGCTGCTTGCCGATCGTGGCTATGACGCCGACTGA